The DNA window TAGCGGCTGACCCAAGACCATGAGTTCGGACGTGGGGAAAACACTGCTGCGGACGGCAGTGTGGGGACTGTGTGGGCTGCTACTGATTGCTGGCGACGCCTGGGCGCAGACCAGCGTGCCCGGCGCTCCCACCATCGCTACGGTGACGGCGGGTCGCAGCAGCTCTCTCGGTTTCACCCTTGCCGTGACCTGGGCCGCACCCTCCGATACCGGCGGATCGGCCATCGAAGCCTACGATGTGCGTTACATTGAGACGGACGACGATGAGACGGACGACGCCAACTGGACCGTAGAAGACGGCGCCTGGACTTCCGGCAGCCTGACCTACACCATCTCCGGGCTGACCGACAGCACGGAATACGACGTGCAGGTGCGGGCGGTCAATGCCAACGGCGATGGGGCCTGGTCCGCCACGGAAACGGGTACCCCGGATCATGGGGACAGCGTCTCGGAGGCGACGAGCCTGACGCTAGACACCCCGATGGAAGGCGTGATCGACCCTGGGACCGACGTGGATTACTTCACGTTCAGACTGACCAGAGAGACCGGTATGCTCATCTGGACGACCGGCGATCTCGATACCGTGGGCGAACTCCAGAACAGTAGCGGCACGGTGATTGACAGTGACGATGACGGCCCGCTCTCCAGCGCCCCGTTGGGTTTCTTCATGTGGAATACCCTCGCCGCAGGAACGTACCGCATCAAGGTTTCCAGCTACGGAGAGACTACGGGGTCCTATGTCCTGCGCACCAGGACGATGGTCGATACCAGCAGCATTGCCAACGCGCAGGAGATCACTTTCGACAGTGACGGAAACGGGGTTAGGAGCGGACTCATCGACCCTGGCGACGACACGGACTACTTCACGTTTACACTCTCGGAAACGACCGAGATCGTCATTCGGACCACCGGCCTTGTTGGAGATACGGTGGGGACCCTCCTGAACAGCGACGGAACGGAGATTCTTGCTTTCGACGACGACGGGTATCTCTGGCCGAGTCGGCATCAATTCCTGATCCGCACCCGACTCGACGCCGGGACGTACTCCATCGAGGTCGAGGGTTTTGACGAGGACGACACCGGGTGGTACCGCGTGCATGTCAACAAAGGGGATGAGCCGGGCAACACACGCGAGACTGCCGTCCCCCTGGATTTCGACAACTTCATTGCAGAAGGGAGCAGGATAGACCCCTCAACCGATGTGGACTACTTCCGTCTCGACCTCACCGAAACCACAAACATCTTCGTGGGGGCCGTGAGTGAGACGGTGGATATCGACGGGGAGTTGCTTGATGAAAACGGCAACGCGGTTGACACAAATCTGTATGGAGTAGCGTTTGGGGACGACGGACCGTGGACCTTTTTTCTCTCCGACCGCCTGGACGCGGGGACCTACTACATCAGGGTTACCCATGACGGTGCCGACACCGGGCCGTACACCATTCGTGCGTTTGCATTTACGAGCTTTCTGGACCGTTGTTCGGAAATCGACACCGCCACCGCAATCAGCGACCCGCTGTACGGCTGCCAGTGGCACCTGAACAACACGAGGCAGCTCAAAGGCGTAACTGCAGACGAAGACATCAATGTCGAAGAGGTCTGGACCGCCAACAACCTGGGCGCCGGCATCAACGTGGCCGTGGTCGACGACGGCATGGATTATGAACGCGAGGACTTGAGTGCCAACGTAGCGACGGCGCGTAACCACGACTACACCGCCGGCGAGGGCGAAGACACGACCAACATATTTCATCCCCTGGAAGACCACGGCACGGCGGTGGCGGGTATCATCGCAGCGCGGGATAACAGCCTGGGCGTGCGGGGCGTGGCGCCCAGGGCGACAATCTACGGCTACAACCTCCTCCTGGATTCCACCGATGCAAACGAAGCGGACGCCGCGAAACGCGACCTGGAGACGGACGTCTCCAACAACAGTTGGGGACCTTATGACGGGCCCGGACTGGACGCCGCTCCCGGCATCTGGGAGATGGCGATAGAGAAAGGCATCACGGAAGGTTCTGACGACAAGGGCATCTTCTATGTCTGGGCTGGCAGAAACGGGGCCTTGCGGGGAGACGACTCCAACCTCGACGGGTACGCCAACCACTACGGCGTGACTGCGGTCTGTGCGGTGAACGACCAGGGCCAGCGCTCCGCGTATTCGGAACAGGGCGCCAACCTGTGGGTCTGCGCGCCGTCGAATGACTCTTCCCGCGACCGCAACGGAATCACCACCACCGACAACGACGACTTCCATACCAACCGCTTTGGCGGCACCAGCGCGGCCACCCCCATCGTCTCCGGCGTGGCCGCGCTGGTGCGCAGCGCCAACTCCACCCTGACCTGGCGGGACGTGAAGCTCATCCTGGCCGCGTCCGC is part of the Desulfurellaceae bacterium genome and encodes:
- a CDS encoding S8 family serine peptidase: MGKTLLRTAVWGLCGLLLIAGDAWAQTSVPGAPTIATVTAGRSSSLGFTLAVTWAAPSDTGGSAIEAYDVRYIETDDDETDDANWTVEDGAWTSGSLTYTISGLTDSTEYDVQVRAVNANGDGAWSATETGTPDHGDSVSEATSLTLDTPMEGVIDPGTDVDYFTFRLTRETGMLIWTTGDLDTVGELQNSSGTVIDSDDDGPLSSAPLGFFMWNTLAAGTYRIKVSSYGETTGSYVLRTRTMVDTSSIANAQEITFDSDGNGVRSGLIDPGDDTDYFTFTLSETTEIVIRTTGLVGDTVGTLLNSDGTEILAFDDDGYLWPSRHQFLIRTRLDAGTYSIEVEGFDEDDTGWYRVHVNKGDEPGNTRETAVPLDFDNFIAEGSRIDPSTDVDYFRLDLTETTNIFVGAVSETVDIDGELLDENGNAVDTNLYGVAFGDDGPWTFFLSDRLDAGTYYIRVTHDGADTGPYTIRAFAFTSFLDRCSEIDTATAISDPLYGCQWHLNNTRQLKGVTADEDINVEEVWTANNLGAGINVAVVDDGMDYEREDLSANVATARNHDYTAGEGEDTTNIFHPLEDHGTAVAGIIAARDNSLGVRGVAPRATIYGYNLLLDSTDANEADAAKRDLETDVSNNSWGPYDGPGLDAAPGIWEMAIEKGITEGSDDKGIFYVWAGRNGALRGDDSNLDGYANHYGVTAVCAVNDQGQRSAYSEQGANLWVCAPSNDSSRDRNGITTTDNDDFHTNRFGGTSAATPIVSGVAALVRSANSTLTWRDVKLILAASARQNDADNAGWEDGALKYGSDTETYHFNHEYGFGVVDAEAAVDLADGWTALPTLEKDTAWTSRNLNLRIPDRGTVTSRITMGSAVEFVEFVEINADFTHSAFRDLQVELTSLTGKVSVLSVPYPVGRSLDGSFRFGSAKHLGENPARTWTLRIRDQLSGDAGTLKSWSLTVYGHRSTPGAPDIDQVTPGPGSLTVVWKEPTNIGASAVTGYDVRYIKTSEDETNDANWTVADTGWTSGNLEYTISSLSDDIAYDVQVRAVNDQGDGTWSYTATETPSSDAPYFSEGATTTRSVDENATAGTNVGDPVVATDPTNETLTYTLSGTDAGSFAINDSTGQLTVASGTALDYEGTKKSYAVIVTATDPVTTDDPTADSDSINVTITVKDVDESPTLTGEDSVEYAENGLLPVATYTATDPEGESVTWSLTGTDSGDFAISNGILSFDSPPNYESPTDADGNNVYEVTVRASDGTSSPATLDVTVTVTPVDEVHTLTGPAGGSYEENVTGSLAFYTVSDPESVSPTWSLARHRPGRLHYYNRRRPELRKHPRSRATCRRRQQQRLCGERARHRRNSHRRAVCHHSCHSRG